Part of the Salinimonas iocasae genome, TGCCTGGCTGGTTAAGGAGGGCATCGATTCAGTGTCTCTTAACCCTGATACAGTGGTTGAAACCTGGCTTTACCTTGCTGAAAATCACAAGTAATACGAGCAACAAAAAAGCCGCGAAAGCGGCTTTTTTTACATTTGCATACTGAATAGGCTGTTAGCTAGTTATAAACGTCGCCTGAATAATTAACGAAGCTTTCTGGCGAGCAGCATTGCATCAACTTTACGCGCACTACGACTCATCCCGGTTTGAAAGTATTTGAGCAAAGTCCGTGCTCTGGGCCAGTCGTAGCTGAGCATCAGCAGCCCCCCGAGCACCAGTAAGATAGAACCGGGAAGAAGCGTTAGGATAATGCCAGCGGCAAAGAGTGTAGCGCCAACCGTTAGTCTGAGCGTTTTC contains:
- a CDS encoding PGPGW domain-containing protein produces the protein MKTLRLTVGATLFAAGIILTLLPGSILLVLGGLLMLSYDWPRARTLLKYFQTGMSRSARKVDAMLLARKLR